A part of Myxococcus landrumus genomic DNA contains:
- the opgC gene encoding OpgC domain-containing protein, producing the protein MRSGGDAVPSPPLGSGPPRSSATPRRPELDALRGLLLVLMTLTHLPTRLNAYSSQPFGFVSAAEGFVFLSAFLVGGAHAQAWDTPGRLWRSLRGRALKVYTHHVGLLLFAFSVIGTVGWVAHRPAVVNLLDFYHQQPVTALWSSLALLYCPPLLDILPLYVVLLALTPLLLLAAREAGWAKVVCLSALVWLWAQLGLKQMLYGGLGKVAWVPVKMGHSGAFDLFAWQFLWVLGVWRGSLRGRGHVSRWTGSGVLLGGAWALVLLFLLARYEGPPFTFLVDHPELLDKWTLGPLRLVNFLALALVADRGAPQVYRWLRPRVLVLLGSASLPVFSAHLVLCLLSLTLINENEAPLDSLEELVVLVVTFASMVLVALRHQRRGSASSLVATHRSR; encoded by the coding sequence GTGAGGAGCGGGGGCGACGCCGTCCCCTCGCCGCCTCTCGGGTCCGGTCCTCCACGCTCGTCCGCGACGCCGCGCCGGCCCGAGCTGGACGCCCTGCGAGGGCTGCTCCTCGTGCTGATGACGCTGACGCACCTGCCCACCCGGCTGAATGCCTACAGCAGCCAGCCCTTCGGCTTCGTCTCGGCGGCGGAGGGCTTCGTGTTCCTGTCGGCGTTCCTGGTGGGCGGTGCTCACGCGCAGGCGTGGGATACGCCGGGTCGGCTCTGGCGCAGCCTGCGAGGCCGAGCGCTCAAGGTCTACACGCACCACGTGGGGTTGCTGCTCTTCGCCTTCTCGGTCATCGGCACCGTGGGCTGGGTCGCGCACCGGCCCGCGGTGGTCAACCTGCTCGACTTCTATCACCAGCAGCCCGTCACGGCGCTGTGGAGCAGCCTCGCGTTGCTCTACTGCCCACCGCTGCTCGACATCCTGCCGCTGTACGTCGTGCTGCTGGCCCTGACGCCGCTGCTGCTGCTCGCGGCGAGGGAGGCGGGCTGGGCGAAGGTGGTGTGTCTCAGCGCCCTGGTCTGGCTCTGGGCCCAGCTGGGGCTCAAGCAGATGCTGTATGGGGGGCTGGGGAAGGTCGCATGGGTCCCGGTGAAGATGGGCCACTCTGGGGCGTTCGACTTGTTCGCCTGGCAGTTCCTGTGGGTGTTGGGTGTCTGGCGGGGAAGCCTGCGGGGCCGGGGACATGTCTCGCGGTGGACGGGCTCCGGCGTGCTGTTGGGCGGTGCCTGGGCGCTGGTGCTCCTGTTCCTGCTGGCGCGGTACGAGGGGCCTCCCTTCACCTTCCTGGTGGACCATCCCGAGCTGCTCGACAAGTGGACGCTCGGGCCGCTGCGCCTGGTGAACTTCCTGGCGCTGGCCCTGGTCGCGGACAGGGGCGCACCCCAGGTCTACCGGTGGCTGCGGCCGAGAGTGCTCGTGCTGCTGGGCAGCGCGTCGCTGCCGGTCTTCAGCGCCCATCTGGTGCTGTGTCTCTTGAGTCTCACGCTCATCAACGAGAACGAGGCCCCGCTGGACAGTCTGGAGGAGCTCGTCGTCCTGGTGGTGACGTTCGCCAGCATGGTCCTCGTGGCCCTTCGCCACCAGCGTCGCGGTTCAGCCTCCTCCCTGGTCGCGACCCACCGCTCGCGGTGA
- a CDS encoding CotH kinase family protein — MATSRIIETCRGTTPPRPHAAQWMQGKGVSLGGRFAVLLLVVATCLHAPEVSAAQGEGASALAALTIDAMDNEQHILRGGFPVDAGVVRLELYDGAVLLGEALLEEGRWSIPWEPGEGSEFLEAVASLETGEELRTRLDFQHLRFTSPEGLYAAEALLVLPTAPGTSTHYTLDGTAPGPSSPVYTGPLVLLNRQGQPAPLSLIPTNPPESPEAWRWRAPTAPPVLATVVRLQRFSGATPVGPGAARTYLIGQPAYSLPVLSLVTDAENFFGHDRGIYVPGRIHEEFPEWPDYWGTGNYMQDGKAWERPVHVEWFEAAGTPVLAQNAGVRIHGSGSAALPQKSLRLYAKADYGPEWFQANFFPDHSSRGFKRLLVRTAGQDQLTTKLKDCVLPGLLRQTRLALQACRPTVVFLNGEYWGLHELRELHDEYSLASHYGLIRKNVVILEGHGLLDTGEPEDVVPYAELLAYVREHDLSVLEHYEHVEARIDVGNFIDYHIAQIYFGNADWPDNNVKYWRYRGGGNTAVAGEGDGRWRWLLYDLDSSFAGGAEVNSLGRLLHDGRLGEPFVVLFRGLMKSPWFRARFIARFHWHLDNTFAPERVLAAVDAAAERLAPEMPEHIARWRYPRSEAAWQWELQNLRDIIQRRPAALRRFLQREGLDSP; from the coding sequence ATGGCGACCTCCCGAATCATCGAGACCTGTCGAGGCACGACGCCCCCGCGTCCCCATGCGGCTCAATGGATGCAAGGAAAGGGTGTGAGCCTCGGAGGGCGGTTCGCGGTGCTCCTCCTGGTGGTCGCCACCTGCCTCCACGCACCGGAGGTGTCCGCGGCGCAGGGGGAGGGGGCGTCCGCGCTGGCCGCCCTCACCATCGACGCGATGGACAACGAGCAACACATCCTCCGGGGAGGCTTCCCGGTGGACGCGGGGGTGGTCCGGCTCGAGCTCTACGACGGGGCCGTGCTGCTTGGGGAGGCGCTGCTGGAGGAGGGCCGGTGGAGCATTCCGTGGGAGCCGGGCGAGGGGAGTGAGTTCCTGGAGGCCGTCGCCTCTCTGGAGACGGGCGAGGAGCTGCGCACCCGGCTCGACTTTCAACACCTGCGCTTCACTTCGCCCGAAGGCCTGTATGCCGCCGAGGCCCTGCTCGTTCTGCCCACGGCACCGGGAACCAGCACGCACTACACGCTGGATGGCACCGCGCCCGGGCCGTCGTCGCCCGTCTACACCGGGCCCTTGGTGCTGCTGAACCGGCAAGGACAGCCCGCGCCGCTGAGCCTCATCCCGACCAACCCACCGGAGTCACCCGAGGCGTGGCGATGGAGGGCTCCCACCGCGCCGCCCGTGCTCGCGACGGTGGTGAGGCTCCAGCGGTTCTCGGGAGCGACACCCGTGGGGCCCGGAGCGGCGCGCACCTATCTCATCGGACAGCCGGCCTATTCGCTGCCCGTCCTCTCCCTGGTGACGGACGCGGAGAACTTCTTCGGGCACGACCGGGGCATCTACGTCCCGGGCCGCATCCACGAGGAGTTCCCCGAGTGGCCGGACTACTGGGGCACCGGCAACTACATGCAGGATGGGAAGGCGTGGGAGCGGCCTGTCCACGTCGAGTGGTTCGAGGCGGCGGGGACCCCCGTGCTCGCGCAGAACGCGGGGGTGCGCATCCACGGCTCTGGCAGCGCGGCGTTGCCGCAGAAGAGCCTGCGGCTGTATGCGAAAGCGGACTACGGCCCGGAGTGGTTCCAGGCGAACTTCTTCCCGGACCACTCGTCCCGGGGCTTCAAGCGCCTGCTGGTCCGCACCGCCGGGCAGGACCAGTTGACCACCAAGCTCAAGGATTGTGTCCTCCCCGGGCTCTTGCGACAGACGCGTCTGGCGCTCCAGGCCTGTCGCCCCACGGTGGTGTTCCTCAACGGTGAGTACTGGGGGCTGCACGAGCTCCGGGAGCTGCATGACGAGTACTCCCTGGCGAGCCACTACGGGCTGATTCGCAAGAACGTCGTCATCCTGGAGGGGCACGGCCTCCTCGACACAGGAGAGCCCGAGGACGTCGTCCCCTATGCGGAGCTGTTGGCCTATGTCCGGGAGCATGACCTCTCGGTGCTCGAGCACTACGAGCATGTCGAGGCACGAATCGATGTCGGGAACTTCATCGACTATCACATCGCGCAGATCTACTTCGGCAACGCGGACTGGCCCGACAACAACGTCAAATACTGGCGCTATCGCGGGGGCGGGAATACGGCGGTGGCTGGCGAGGGCGATGGCCGCTGGAGGTGGTTGTTGTATGACTTGGACTCTTCCTTTGCTGGAGGGGCGGAGGTCAATTCCCTGGGGCGGCTGCTGCATGATGGTCGTCTGGGCGAGCCGTTTGTCGTGCTGTTCCGTGGGCTCATGAAGTCACCTTGGTTCCGGGCGCGATTCATTGCCCGGTTCCACTGGCATCTGGACAACACGTTTGCCCCGGAGCGGGTGCTCGCGGCGGTGGACGCCGCGGCGGAGCGGCTGGCCCCGGAGATGCCCGAGCACATCGCGCGGTGGCGGTATCCTCGCTCCGAGGCGGCCTGGCAGTGGGAGCTCCAGAACCTGCGCGACATCATCCAGCGGCGCCCCGCGGCGCTGCGCCGGTTCCTGCAACGAGAGGGGCTGGACTCGCCTTGA
- the nrfH gene encoding cytochrome c nitrite reductase small subunit translates to MFSATRTVLFVVLGIALGVAVGLGGFTFVYAKGASYLQDDPAACANCHIMTEQYDGWRKSSHHAVATCNDCHTPPGLIPKYATKASNGFWHSYYFTTGTFPDPIRLRPGNRQVTERACRKCHGSIVEAIETPPAGHAQVAPGEALQCLTCHNSVGHLEGSGNPALIRQEISR, encoded by the coding sequence GTGTTCTCCGCCACCCGCACCGTCCTGTTCGTGGTCCTCGGGATTGCCCTCGGTGTGGCGGTGGGACTGGGGGGCTTCACCTTCGTGTATGCGAAGGGCGCGTCGTACCTGCAGGACGACCCCGCCGCCTGCGCCAACTGTCACATCATGACTGAGCAGTACGACGGCTGGCGCAAGAGCAGCCACCACGCGGTGGCGACCTGCAATGACTGTCACACGCCACCGGGGCTGATTCCCAAGTACGCCACGAAGGCCAGCAACGGCTTCTGGCACTCCTACTACTTCACCACGGGCACCTTCCCGGACCCCATCCGCCTGCGTCCGGGCAACCGGCAGGTGACGGAGCGCGCGTGCCGCAAGTGCCACGGCTCCATCGTGGAAGCCATCGAGACGCCGCCCGCGGGCCATGCGCAGGTGGCGCCCGGCGAAGCGCTCCAGTGCCTCACCTGCCACAACTCCGTGGGACACCTCGAAGGCTCGGGCAACCCCGCGCTCATCCGTCAGGAGATTTCACGATGA
- a CDS encoding peptidoglycan-binding protein: MRVDGSPRATQTSSSEGATETARTETQTDHNSIEEKDSSGSEGFDSTSSFEDDGGSVHREKLQPPPPPPPPPPEEEEPLPLPRKDLQRGDSGPEVQQLQDALVELGYLTEAQAATGPGEFGPKTEAALERFQADHGVPPSGQYAGATREALGKALSQQKAGGGTRRPAMSAEDAFITQFTSEYNPTGPRGSTNCGPASLAMSLAYTGHMPGGLTKEQQVDYARALMSPRREAEFTYVKGSDGTRVPQLNRDRELTGGTMVSDGIQGAGLGARYGQGWESLDRQLAAGNPVIANGKTNAAWREQFPERMGNGDIGHLNAILGKTQDGKYLVADPLHTGGPVAMTREQLSVFFSPTGGQPSFTALEGASKGAGNAASAGARAGASASDALARLLEQPRADRPVPEPEPFTPSSGVGVVSISVAGASDVKTRALQDAKSLEGTLQNSLEKGALQFEQFIASNPDPAYQEAFVRAAEPSLAKMGQLFAGVSPETNRKLHPPPGQRGVDPKDSAAMQKVVDAEIRIEHQTYYALARATERLKDPAAGMVGKAFTRDAPPTLVNMSMTSAVRTAVNFGIGTKLAFDLERSLNRTEVIPPNSTGPSLGTARAQLHETLWSSIDQLRGRFAEAAEKSEQAQKKLTALLGGPAAILTPDQQKEFIAAYMREGSVQKDLADHEQLGKLLATAAPDGVPTGSDDARVGALVRELPRLADTKAGAEFLAEQLTAKAENKPLLLDVVGKLKDGKDLHEKLALALVKSAGSGAILAAGNKAPGAAQKIYDGLARFSDLFGMKQDDMKSYVRLLRDIKPGTSEADVRKTTESLRSLLKDQETGLPFSADTPRGQALRGLGLLITGTAFAGDATGWKQADLASKLKIVGDGLGVGADGATLVTGVLGKTAQWATSVAALGKVSGVGAMLGAVGDAIQSLQFLREGDGWKATASGAQAIGGAMMAGAALFGAAPGFQILGAALFLGGLAAKYLDPEKDRIREQQVKLLTASGMDETLAKNLIALGPELLDTRLRQRAGMSPEQVQKFIADNPALAKEPLHLDSMSQAADAMKMKGADFQPFFERLAKERGCDVATLGYELHTRFFGRPPTSSIGGGELYMSAGHEFRAWVEANHPDVAAWAKQHETR; encoded by the coding sequence ATGCGTGTCGATGGCTCGCCACGTGCCACACAGACCAGCTCATCCGAAGGCGCGACTGAAACAGCCCGGACCGAGACTCAAACCGACCACAATTCCATCGAGGAGAAGGACTCTTCGGGCTCGGAGGGATTCGACTCGACGTCCTCCTTCGAGGACGACGGGGGCTCCGTCCACCGCGAGAAGCTCCAGCCTCCGCCACCACCACCGCCTCCACCTCCCGAGGAAGAGGAGCCCCTTCCACTCCCTCGCAAGGACCTGCAGCGTGGCGACTCCGGGCCGGAGGTGCAGCAGCTCCAGGACGCGCTGGTGGAGCTGGGCTATCTCACCGAAGCACAAGCGGCCACGGGCCCCGGCGAGTTCGGTCCCAAGACAGAGGCCGCGCTGGAGCGCTTCCAGGCCGACCACGGCGTCCCCCCCAGCGGGCAGTACGCGGGCGCCACGCGCGAGGCGCTCGGCAAGGCGTTGTCCCAGCAGAAGGCGGGCGGCGGCACGCGCCGTCCAGCGATGTCCGCGGAGGACGCGTTCATCACCCAGTTCACCTCCGAGTACAACCCGACGGGCCCACGCGGCAGCACCAACTGCGGCCCGGCGAGCCTCGCCATGTCGCTGGCGTACACGGGCCACATGCCCGGAGGACTCACCAAGGAGCAACAGGTCGACTACGCCCGCGCGCTGATGAGCCCGCGTCGCGAGGCTGAGTTCACCTACGTGAAGGGCTCGGATGGAACGCGCGTCCCGCAGCTCAACCGGGACCGGGAGCTGACGGGCGGCACCATGGTGAGCGACGGCATCCAAGGCGCGGGGCTCGGCGCGCGCTACGGCCAGGGCTGGGAGTCGCTGGACCGGCAGCTCGCCGCGGGCAACCCCGTCATCGCCAATGGAAAGACGAACGCGGCCTGGCGTGAGCAGTTCCCCGAGCGCATGGGCAACGGCGACATTGGCCACCTCAACGCGATTCTGGGGAAGACCCAGGACGGCAAGTACCTGGTCGCGGACCCGCTGCACACCGGCGGCCCGGTGGCGATGACACGCGAGCAGCTCAGCGTCTTCTTCTCGCCCACGGGTGGACAGCCCTCGTTCACCGCGCTGGAGGGAGCCTCGAAGGGCGCAGGCAACGCGGCCTCCGCGGGAGCCCGCGCGGGGGCGAGCGCCAGTGACGCCCTGGCCCGCCTGCTCGAACAACCTCGCGCGGACCGCCCCGTGCCAGAGCCCGAGCCCTTCACGCCGAGCTCGGGCGTGGGTGTCGTCAGCATCAGCGTCGCGGGTGCCTCGGACGTGAAGACGCGCGCGCTGCAGGACGCGAAGTCCCTCGAGGGTACGCTCCAGAACAGCCTGGAGAAGGGCGCGCTCCAGTTCGAGCAGTTCATCGCCAGCAACCCGGACCCGGCCTACCAGGAGGCCTTCGTCCGCGCCGCCGAGCCCTCCCTCGCGAAGATGGGGCAGCTTTTCGCCGGGGTGTCGCCGGAGACGAACCGCAAGCTCCACCCTCCCCCGGGCCAGCGCGGGGTCGACCCGAAGGACTCGGCGGCGATGCAGAAGGTGGTCGATGCGGAGATTCGCATCGAGCACCAGACGTACTACGCGCTCGCCCGCGCCACGGAGCGGCTGAAGGACCCGGCCGCGGGAATGGTGGGCAAGGCCTTCACCCGCGACGCGCCGCCCACCCTCGTCAACATGTCGATGACGAGCGCGGTGCGCACCGCCGTCAACTTCGGCATCGGCACGAAGCTGGCGTTCGACCTCGAGCGCTCCCTCAATCGCACCGAGGTCATCCCTCCGAACTCCACCGGCCCCTCCCTGGGGACGGCGCGCGCGCAGCTCCACGAGACGCTGTGGAGCAGCATCGATCAGCTCCGGGGCCGGTTCGCCGAAGCCGCGGAGAAGTCGGAGCAAGCGCAGAAGAAGCTCACCGCGCTGCTCGGTGGCCCCGCGGCCATCCTCACGCCGGACCAGCAGAAGGAGTTCATCGCCGCGTACATGCGCGAGGGCTCCGTCCAGAAGGACCTCGCGGACCACGAGCAGTTGGGCAAGCTGCTCGCCACCGCCGCGCCGGATGGTGTGCCCACGGGCTCGGATGACGCGCGTGTCGGGGCGCTGGTGCGCGAGCTCCCCCGGCTCGCCGACACGAAGGCCGGCGCCGAGTTCCTGGCCGAACAGCTCACCGCGAAGGCGGAGAACAAGCCGCTCCTCCTCGACGTCGTGGGCAAGCTGAAGGACGGCAAGGACCTGCACGAGAAGCTGGCGCTCGCGCTGGTGAAGAGCGCGGGCAGCGGCGCCATCCTCGCGGCGGGCAACAAGGCCCCGGGCGCGGCCCAGAAAATCTACGACGGGCTCGCGCGCTTCTCGGACCTGTTCGGGATGAAGCAGGACGACATGAAGTCCTATGTCCGGCTCCTGCGCGACATCAAGCCCGGCACGTCGGAGGCGGACGTCCGCAAGACGACCGAGTCCCTGCGCTCCCTGCTGAAGGACCAGGAGACGGGACTGCCGTTCAGCGCGGACACGCCGCGTGGACAGGCGCTGCGCGGACTGGGGCTGCTCATCACGGGCACCGCGTTCGCGGGCGATGCCACGGGCTGGAAGCAGGCGGACCTCGCCTCGAAGCTCAAGATTGTCGGCGATGGGCTCGGCGTCGGCGCGGATGGAGCCACGCTCGTCACCGGTGTGCTCGGCAAGACGGCACAATGGGCCACCTCCGTCGCGGCGCTCGGCAAGGTGTCCGGCGTGGGCGCCATGCTGGGCGCGGTGGGCGACGCCATCCAGAGCCTCCAGTTCCTGCGCGAGGGTGACGGATGGAAGGCCACGGCCTCCGGCGCGCAGGCCATCGGCGGTGCGATGATGGCGGGCGCGGCGCTGTTCGGCGCGGCGCCGGGCTTCCAGATTCTCGGCGCGGCCCTCTTCCTGGGAGGACTGGCCGCCAAGTACCTGGACCCGGAGAAGGACCGCATCCGAGAGCAGCAGGTGAAGCTGCTCACCGCGAGCGGCATGGATGAGACGCTCGCGAAGAACCTCATCGCGCTGGGGCCGGAGCTGCTCGATACACGGCTGCGCCAGCGCGCGGGCATGTCCCCCGAGCAGGTGCAGAAGTTCATCGCCGACAACCCGGCCCTGGCGAAGGAGCCGCTGCACCTGGACAGCATGTCCCAGGCCGCCGACGCCATGAAGATGAAGGGGGCGGACTTCCAGCCATTCTTCGAGCGGCTCGCGAAGGAGCGCGGCTGCGACGTGGCCACGCTGGGATACGAGCTGCACACCCGCTTCTTCGGGCGCCCGCCCACCAGCAGCATCGGCGGTGGCGAGCTGTACATGTCCGCCGGGCACGAGTTCCGCGCCTGGGTGGAGGCGAACCATCCGGACGTCGCCGCCTGGGCGAAGCAGCACGAGACACGCTGA
- a CDS encoding CotH kinase family protein has translation MTGTELRTRLDFQRLRFTEPEGLYAAEALLTLPTAPDTTTRYTLDGTAPGPSSPVYNTPLVLLNRRGQPAPLSLIPTNPDTSPESWRWKPPATPPMLATVVRLQRFSGETPVGPAEARTYLIGQSASSLPVLSLVTDAENFFGHDQGIYVPGRMHDDSPEGTAGWGTGNYMQDGKEWERPVHVEWFEETGRPVFAQNAGVRIHGSGSAALPQKSLRLYAKEDYGPEWFQAAFFPDHPLTDFKRLLVRTSGQDQQSTKLKDCVLQGFLRQTSLALQACRPTVVFLNGEYWGLHEIRERYDEYYLASHHGLNRKHIVILEGDGLLDTGEAEDAVPYAELLAYVREHDLSAPEHFAHVEARIDVDDFIDYHVAQLYFGNEDWPDNNIKFWRYRGGSATAGAGDGRWRWLMYDLDAAFAGGPEVNSLGRLLRDERLGEPFVVLFRGLMKSPLFRERFIARFHWHLDNTFASERVLARLDAAVERLAPEMSQHIARWRYPESEESWRLEVQRLRDTVQGRPEALRRFLHEELGSP, from the coding sequence ATGACGGGGACGGAGCTGCGCACGCGGCTCGACTTCCAGCGCCTGCGCTTCACCGAGCCGGAGGGGCTGTATGCCGCCGAGGCGCTCTTGACGCTGCCCACGGCCCCGGACACCACCACGCGCTACACGCTGGATGGCACGGCGCCGGGGCCTTCGTCGCCTGTCTACAACACGCCCCTGGTGTTGCTGAACCGGCGAGGACAGCCCGCGCCGCTGAGCCTCATCCCCACCAACCCGGACACGTCACCCGAGAGCTGGCGATGGAAGCCGCCCGCGACTCCGCCCATGCTCGCGACGGTGGTGCGGCTCCAGCGGTTCTCGGGCGAGACACCGGTGGGGCCCGCGGAAGCGCGCACCTATCTCATCGGACAGAGCGCTTCGTCGCTGCCCGTTCTCTCCCTGGTGACGGACGCGGAGAACTTCTTCGGGCACGACCAGGGAATCTACGTCCCGGGCCGCATGCACGACGACTCCCCGGAGGGGACGGCGGGGTGGGGCACCGGCAATTACATGCAGGATGGGAAGGAGTGGGAGCGGCCCGTCCATGTCGAGTGGTTCGAGGAGACAGGCCGCCCCGTGTTCGCGCAGAACGCGGGCGTGCGCATCCACGGCTCGGGGAGCGCCGCGCTGCCGCAGAAGAGTCTGCGATTGTATGCGAAGGAGGACTACGGCCCGGAGTGGTTCCAGGCGGCCTTCTTCCCGGACCACCCGCTCACCGACTTCAAGCGGCTCCTGGTGCGCACCTCGGGCCAGGACCAGCAGAGCACCAAGCTCAAGGACTGCGTCCTCCAAGGGTTTCTGCGCCAGACGAGCCTGGCCCTCCAGGCTTGCCGCCCCACGGTGGTGTTCCTCAACGGTGAGTACTGGGGCCTGCACGAGATTCGGGAGCGATATGACGAGTACTACCTCGCGAGCCATCACGGGCTGAATCGCAAGCACATCGTCATCCTGGAGGGGGATGGCCTCCTCGACACGGGAGAGGCCGAGGACGCGGTCCCCTACGCGGAGCTCCTGGCCTATGTCCGGGAGCACGACCTCTCGGCGCCCGAGCACTTCGCGCACGTGGAGGCGCGCATCGATGTGGATGACTTCATCGACTACCACGTCGCGCAGCTCTACTTCGGCAACGAGGACTGGCCCGACAACAACATCAAGTTCTGGCGCTATCGCGGGGGCTCGGCGACGGCCGGCGCGGGCGATGGTCGCTGGAGATGGCTGATGTATGATTTGGACGCGGCGTTCGCGGGAGGGCCGGAGGTCAACTCGCTGGGCCGGCTGCTGCGTGACGAGCGGTTGGGTGAGCCTTTTGTCGTGTTGTTCCGCGGCCTCATGAAGTCGCCCCTGTTCCGCGAGCGGTTCATCGCGCGGTTCCACTGGCACCTGGACAACACGTTTGCCTCGGAGCGGGTGCTCGCGAGGCTGGACGCCGCGGTGGAACGGCTGGCCCCGGAGATGTCTCAACACATCGCGCGGTGGAGGTATCCGGAGTCCGAGGAGTCCTGGCGGCTGGAGGTCCAGCGCCTGCGCGACACCGTGCAGGGCCGGCCCGAGGCGCTGCGCCGGTTCCTGCACGAGGAGCTGGGCTCACCGTGA